The DNA region CTTAAGGAAAGTACTAGTATAAATAAAACCAGCAGAGAGATTTTAAAATATATTACTATCATTAACGAAAAGATAAAATTAATGAGAAATAATCATTCAGAAAATAGAGCCTTTTTTATTTTATATAATAAAATCAATTATATAGTAAAAGGATTTGTAAGTGGTTTAATTGAGATGAGTATGAAAATAGGACAGAATTTGCTAGCTATTGCAGTTATACCTGTTATTTCTTATTATTTTTTATCAGATAGTAATAATATAAAGAATAAGTTTTTAATTTTATTTGGTGTAAAATGGAGAAATATAATTAGAAAAACTATGGAAGATATAGATAAAAATCTAAGCAGATATATAGTTGGCCAATTAACACTATCTCTTATAATAAGCATACTTACCTTTACAATACTATTCTCTTTAAAAGTTGACTATCCAATAATACTATCAGTACTAAATGGAGTCTTTAATATTATACCTTATTTTGGACCTATCTTTGGGGCTATTCCTGCAATAGTTGTAGCATTTATGGAATCACCTAGAGAAGCATTGTGGACAGCTATTTGGCTTTATATACTTCAGCTAATAGAAGGTAATATAATATGTCCTAAAATTACAGGTGATTCTATAAACATGCATCCTC from Clostridium pasteurianum BC1 includes:
- a CDS encoding AI-2E family transporter, coding for MKNKLKYIIIILIIFILAYIFYTSEIIRNISYILFISFIVAYMLKPFNDYLVRRGIKKEIASIILLLGVCTLIVGSIVFLIPAMLKESTSINKTSREILKYITIINEKIKLMRNNHSENRAFFILYNKINYIVKGFVSGLIEMSMKIGQNLLAIAVIPVISYYFLSDSNNIKNKFLILFGVKWRNIIRKTMEDIDKNLSRYIVGQLTLSLIISILTFTILFSLKVDYPIILSVLNGVFNIIPYFGPIFGAIPAIVVAFMESPREALWTAIWLYILQLIEGNIICPKITGDSINMHPLLVIVLLLIGEKLGGFTGMILIIPISVVIKVIYEDLNYYLY